From Methanosarcina lacustris Z-7289, one genomic window encodes:
- the pepD gene encoding beta-Ala-His dipeptidase, protein MHPKTRQILKTFEEINKIPRCSRHEEKITIWLQEWAKNKGFEVKTDAVNNVLIKAPATPGYENSPVIVMQGHMDMVCEKSKDSTHDFTRDPIRCVYDGDWLRGDGTSIGADNGIALAMGLVLAEAGKNGEIGHPPLELLFTVDEETGLTGVLGLEKGFIEGKILLNLDSEDEGVFIVGCAGGKNSRITLPLEWETFEYGKGCRFGLFKLVVEGLEGGHSGVEIHRQRANGIQLLARVFAGLQEQVGKECLRLVFLSGGSTHNAIPNFTDAFVALDRAKFKQVERLVSEFGKTFRSEYAKTDPDLVLRFMEVENGIVFENSEGKVTRKEAPANRAFSSGTEEKLLRLLLNLPHGVYRMSDRIPGLVETSNNLATVRTGETEIRIISSQRSSVMSRLAEITGKVEAGAKLAGAGIEHEAGYPAWEPDLESGLISRCRQVYLRTFKKEPEIEVVHAGLECGVIGSKCTCMEMISLGPTIKDPHSPAERILIPSVEKVWIFLENLLKSYR, encoded by the coding sequence ATGCACCCGAAAACCCGACAAATCCTGAAAACCTTTGAGGAAATCAATAAAATCCCGCGCTGTTCCCGGCACGAAGAAAAGATTACCATCTGGCTGCAGGAATGGGCAAAAAATAAAGGTTTTGAAGTAAAAACCGACGCTGTAAACAACGTCCTTATCAAAGCCCCGGCTACTCCCGGGTATGAGAATTCGCCTGTTATTGTAATGCAGGGGCACATGGATATGGTCTGCGAGAAGAGCAAGGACTCGACGCATGATTTTACCAGGGACCCCATCAGGTGCGTGTATGACGGGGACTGGCTGAGGGGAGATGGGACCTCAATAGGAGCAGACAATGGGATTGCACTTGCCATGGGGCTGGTGCTGGCAGAGGCAGGGAAAAATGGGGAGATCGGACACCCACCTCTGGAACTGCTCTTTACGGTGGACGAGGAGACCGGATTGACAGGGGTTCTGGGGCTTGAAAAGGGATTTATTGAGGGCAAAATTCTGCTAAACCTGGACTCGGAGGATGAAGGGGTATTTATCGTAGGGTGTGCCGGAGGGAAGAATTCCCGGATCACGCTTCCGCTTGAGTGGGAAACCTTTGAATATGGAAAAGGTTGCCGGTTTGGGCTCTTCAAGCTCGTGGTAGAGGGACTTGAAGGAGGACATTCCGGAGTTGAGATCCACAGGCAGCGGGCTAACGGGATACAGCTGCTCGCCAGAGTGTTTGCTGGGCTTCAGGAGCAGGTGGGAAAGGAATGCCTCAGGCTTGTCTTCCTGAGCGGGGGGAGCACCCATAATGCCATCCCGAATTTTACGGATGCTTTTGTAGCTCTGGACCGGGCGAAATTCAAGCAGGTGGAGAGGCTTGTTTCAGAATTTGGGAAAACTTTCAGGTCCGAATATGCAAAAACAGACCCTGACCTTGTTTTGCGTTTCATGGAAGTTGAAAATGGGATCGTGTTTGAAAATTCCGAAGGGAAGGTTACCAGAAAGGAAGCTCCTGCAAACCGGGCTTTTTCTTCCGGGACCGAAGAGAAACTCCTCAGGTTGCTCCTTAACCTGCCCCACGGGGTCTACAGGATGTCGGACAGGATCCCAGGACTTGTGGAGACCTCAAACAACCTTGCAACCGTGCGGACCGGGGAAACCGAGATAAGAATCATCTCAAGCCAGCGTAGTTCTGTCATGTCCAGGCTGGCTGAAATTACCGGAAAAGTAGAAGCCGGGGCAAAGCTCGCCGGAGCGGGAATTGAGCACGAAGCCGGGTACCCTGCCTGGGAGCCTGACCTTGAATCGGGGCTGATTTCCAGATGCAGGCAGGTTTACCTCCGGACCTTCAAAAAAGAGCCTGAGATTGAGGTCGTGCACGCCGGGCTTGAGTGCGGGGTAATTGGCTCGAAATGTACGTGTATGGAGATGATTTCTCTTGGCCCGACGATTAAAGACCCTCATTCCCCCGCAGAAAGGATACTCATTCCTTCAGTTGAAAAGGTCTGGATTTTTCTCGAAAATCTGCTGAAGAGCTACCGCTGA
- a CDS encoding amylo-alpha-1,6-glucosidase encodes MNGGRLGAGFLSTYEEGIKREWIIGNGLGGYASSTVIGAGTRTYHGLLIAAPENSPGRLLLLSSLDEEISIEEEVYRLATHKYPDNICPSGFNYLSEFTRNPFPLWVYQPGDFTVKKKVFMVHNNNTTFVLYDITSQKEGALLRIFPLVSSRDFNLTARSGYLSFFQKAGPVGVELASSNGFTFSLSSNLQYHAEPKWYYNLEYEAEKNRGLNFQEDIFNPGYFESKLEPGTSRFFIAASTADISSLTLEQVDRLYTREANRQNLLALDSKLTEPFALKLLKATDPFVVKNHSTGEKTVIAGYHWYSDWGRDAMISLPGLFLIPYRFDEAKSALNNFARYCRRGLIPNTFPAFGGDPVYNTVDASLWFIHALDRYFAYTKDFLFLSDIWDTVCNIIDNYCKGTDFGIGMDSDCLIQQGPQLTWMDAKVGEWAVTPRAGKACEINALWYNALKTASYMGTLLGEDVSASETLAAGVASNFENVFWNPETNCLFDLIYQDEAGNQVKDPAIRPNQIFAVSLPYTMLSPEKEKMIVDRVEKDLLTPFGLKTLSSDHPLYVGQYRGDALTRDTAYHNGTVWPWLLGAYVKAYLKIHNYSKSSLEDMRILLEGFDTHLEIAGLGTISEVFDGDYPHSPGGSIAQAWSVAEILRAYVEDVLEIKP; translated from the coding sequence ATGAATGGGGGCAGGCTTGGAGCAGGTTTTCTTTCAACATATGAAGAGGGAATAAAAAGAGAATGGATTATAGGCAACGGGCTTGGAGGATATGCTTCTTCTACAGTCATCGGGGCAGGAACCAGGACTTACCATGGGCTGCTTATAGCAGCTCCGGAGAATTCTCCCGGGAGACTTTTGCTGCTTTCTTCCCTTGATGAAGAAATCTCAATCGAGGAAGAAGTCTATCGACTTGCGACCCACAAATATCCGGACAATATTTGTCCATCGGGCTTCAATTACCTTTCCGAATTCACTCGGAACCCATTTCCCCTCTGGGTTTACCAGCCCGGCGATTTTACCGTAAAGAAAAAAGTCTTCATGGTTCATAATAACAATACAACCTTCGTTCTCTATGATATTACATCCCAAAAAGAGGGCGCTTTGCTAAGAATTTTCCCTCTGGTAAGCTCAAGAGACTTTAATCTCACTGCTCGCTCCGGATACCTTTCCTTCTTTCAGAAAGCCGGTCCTGTGGGAGTGGAACTGGCAAGCTCCAATGGCTTTACTTTCTCGCTTTCATCCAATCTCCAGTACCATGCCGAACCAAAGTGGTACTATAACCTGGAGTATGAAGCTGAGAAAAACCGGGGACTTAACTTTCAGGAGGATATCTTTAATCCGGGTTATTTTGAAAGTAAACTCGAACCGGGAACTTCCCGTTTTTTTATTGCTGCTTCAACCGCCGATATTTCTTCTCTCACTCTCGAGCAAGTTGATAGACTCTATACAAGGGAAGCAAATAGGCAGAACCTTCTGGCTCTTGATTCGAAGCTTACTGAGCCCTTTGCTCTCAAGCTTCTCAAGGCAACTGATCCTTTTGTAGTGAAAAACCACTCTACAGGTGAAAAAACAGTTATTGCAGGATATCACTGGTACTCGGATTGGGGACGGGATGCCATGATTTCTCTACCTGGCCTGTTTTTAATTCCTTATCGTTTTGATGAGGCAAAGTCTGCTCTCAACAATTTTGCCCGGTACTGTCGGAGAGGCTTGATCCCCAATACTTTCCCGGCTTTCGGAGGAGATCCGGTTTACAATACCGTGGACGCTTCTCTCTGGTTTATTCATGCTCTGGACCGCTATTTCGCATATACGAAAGATTTCCTTTTCCTCTCGGATATCTGGGATACTGTATGTAACATTATAGACAATTATTGCAAAGGCACGGATTTTGGAATCGGAATGGATTCGGATTGTCTTATTCAGCAGGGACCTCAGCTAACCTGGATGGATGCCAAAGTCGGGGAATGGGCCGTGACCCCGAGAGCAGGTAAAGCCTGTGAGATTAATGCCCTCTGGTATAACGCCCTGAAAACTGCTTCTTATATGGGTACTCTTCTCGGCGAAGATGTTTCCGCATCTGAGACTCTTGCAGCCGGGGTAGCTTCTAATTTTGAGAATGTTTTCTGGAATCCGGAAACTAACTGTCTCTTTGACCTTATATATCAGGATGAGGCAGGAAACCAGGTTAAAGATCCTGCAATCCGCCCCAATCAAATCTTTGCTGTCTCGCTCCCCTATACCATGCTTTCTCCTGAGAAAGAAAAAATGATTGTAGACAGAGTTGAAAAAGATCTTTTGACTCCCTTTGGGCTTAAAACTCTATCAAGTGATCACCCATTATATGTAGGACAGTATCGTGGAGACGCCCTCACCAGAGATACAGCCTACCACAACGGGACAGTCTGGCCCTGGCTCCTTGGAGCCTATGTGAAAGCTTACCTGAAAATCCATAACTATTCGAAGAGCAGTCTTGAGGACATGCGGATTCTTCTTGAGGGCTTTGATACACACCTTGAAATTGCAGGTCTTGGCACCATTTCTGAAGTGTTTGATGGGGACTACCCTCACTCTCCCGGGGGTTCTATTGCCCAGGCCTGGAGTGTTGCAGAAATTCTCAGGGCATACGTAGAGGATGTGCTCGAAATCAAGCCTTGA
- a CDS encoding type I restriction-modification system subunit M produces the protein MAGNNNDTENRLWGVANELRANSGLKASEYSVPVLGLIFLRYAEFKFAQAEQELNLELENNSSSRRRKNEISKVDYQAKGVLYLPEKARYTYLLNLPESENTGKAVNEAMEAIETENPELTDILPKTYTFFENDLLIALLKAFKLPTDIQGDAFGKIYEYFLGKFAMAEGQKGGEFFTPTSLVKLIVEIIEPYHGKILDPACGSGGMFVQSAHFVENHHRKASSEISVYGQEKVADTVRLCKMNLAVHGLSGDIKEGNTYYENIHNSVDAFDFVMANPPFNVKKVDFEKVKGDKRLPLGTPSTDNANYLWIQHFWSALNEKGRSGFVMANSASDARGSEAEIRKQLVESNAVDVMVSIGSNFFYTVTLPCTLWFLDKGKAGTDRKDKILFIDAREIFTQVDRAHREFTAEQIEKIAGIVRSYREEEGSEPYEDVKGLCKAATLDEVREQGYSLNPGRYVEIAEAIEEDFDFIERLEELNEELEGLNLEARELEEEISENVIQLLKKGIL, from the coding sequence ATGGCAGGCAACAACAACGATACTGAAAATAGGTTATGGGGCGTAGCAAACGAACTTAGGGCAAATTCCGGCTTGAAAGCCTCGGAATATTCCGTCCCTGTACTCGGATTAATTTTTTTAAGGTATGCTGAGTTCAAATTCGCCCAGGCAGAACAGGAACTAAATCTTGAGCTGGAAAACAACTCATCCAGCCGGAGAAGGAAAAACGAAATCTCAAAAGTCGATTATCAGGCAAAAGGAGTCCTCTACCTTCCGGAAAAAGCCAGATACACCTATTTACTTAACCTGCCGGAAAGCGAAAACACAGGAAAAGCTGTCAATGAGGCAATGGAAGCAATCGAAACCGAAAACCCGGAATTAACCGACATCCTGCCAAAAACCTATACCTTTTTTGAAAATGACCTGCTCATTGCCCTTTTAAAAGCCTTCAAACTGCCCACGGACATCCAGGGAGACGCCTTCGGCAAGATATACGAGTATTTCCTCGGCAAATTCGCAATGGCAGAAGGCCAGAAAGGCGGGGAATTCTTCACTCCCACATCTCTTGTCAAACTGATTGTAGAAATTATCGAGCCCTACCACGGAAAAATCCTTGACCCTGCCTGCGGGTCGGGCGGCATGTTCGTCCAGAGTGCCCATTTCGTGGAAAATCACCACAGAAAAGCCAGTTCCGAAATCTCGGTCTACGGCCAGGAAAAGGTAGCCGATACAGTTCGGCTCTGCAAAATGAACCTTGCAGTCCACGGCCTCTCAGGGGATATTAAAGAAGGCAACACCTATTATGAAAACATCCACAATTCGGTTGATGCTTTCGATTTCGTAATGGCAAATCCCCCTTTCAACGTAAAGAAAGTCGATTTTGAAAAGGTCAAAGGCGACAAAAGACTCCCACTCGGCACCCCGTCCACTGATAATGCAAACTACCTCTGGATCCAGCACTTCTGGTCAGCCTTAAACGAAAAAGGCAGATCCGGTTTTGTTATGGCAAACTCAGCCTCCGATGCCAGAGGCTCAGAAGCCGAAATTAGAAAGCAGCTTGTTGAAAGCAATGCAGTTGATGTAATGGTTTCTATCGGCTCAAACTTTTTCTACACCGTCACCCTCCCCTGCACCCTCTGGTTTTTGGACAAAGGAAAAGCCGGTACCGATCGGAAAGATAAGATTCTCTTCATTGACGCGCGGGAGATTTTCACGCAGGTTGACCGGGCGCACAGGGAATTTACCGCCGAGCAGATCGAAAAGATCGCGGGAATCGTCAGAAGCTACCGCGAAGAAGAAGGAAGCGAACCTTATGAGGACGTCAAGGGTCTGTGTAAAGCTGCAACTCTTGATGAGGTCAGAGAGCAGGGATATTCTCTGAACCCGGGAAGGTATGTTGAGATTGCCGAAGCCATTGAAGAAGATTTTGATTTTATAGAGAGACTCGAAGAGTTAAATGAGGAGCTTGAAGGGCTGAATCTCGAAGCGAGAGAACTGGAAGAAGAGATTTCTGAGAATGTGATCCAGTTACTTAAAAAGGGGATTCTATGA
- the iscB gene encoding RNA-guided endonuclease IscB — protein sequence MIFVLNKNKQPLSPCHSAVARKLLKTGKAVIHKKYPFTIRLKELKNSENKAEFRLKIDYGSRHTGLAILNGSKVIGLAQIHHKTSIKSNMDSRRAMRRTRRNRTTRYRKPRFNNRKRKEGWLPPSLQSRVDNIQNWVAKLQKLCPLTHISYENTKFDTQLMQNPEISGVEYQQGELQGYEVREYLLEKWGRKCAYCGAENVPLEIEHIIPRARKGTDRVSNLTLACRTCNEAKGTMTAEEFGYPEIQKQARIPLRDATLVTATRWKVYNTLTEKGLEVECGTGARTKMNRIRLNLPKDHHFDAICVGASTPNKIIFKTNSVLHIKAKGRGSHCRTNLDKYGFPRGYLTRRKSFFGFQTGDIVKAVVPKGKYKGIHFGAVACRKTGYFDVKNKEGIRIVQGINHKYCNILSRADGYEYATEHLEVDGIPPTTEVIGILP from the coding sequence ATGATTTTCGTATTAAACAAAAACAAACAACCTTTAAGCCCCTGTCATTCAGCAGTTGCCAGAAAATTGCTTAAAACAGGAAAAGCGGTTATTCATAAAAAATATCCATTCACAATTCGACTAAAAGAGTTGAAAAATTCCGAAAATAAAGCTGAATTCCGATTAAAAATAGACTATGGAAGCCGACACACAGGTTTAGCTATCTTAAATGGTTCTAAAGTAATTGGGCTTGCTCAAATCCATCACAAAACCAGTATTAAAAGCAATATGGATAGCCGCCGAGCAATGCGGAGAACTCGACGAAATAGAACAACCAGGTATAGAAAACCCAGATTCAACAACAGAAAACGAAAAGAAGGTTGGCTTCCCCCATCCCTGCAAAGCAGGGTAGACAATATCCAAAATTGGGTTGCTAAACTGCAAAAGTTATGTCCTTTGACTCATATTTCGTATGAAAATACCAAATTTGATACCCAGCTAATGCAAAATCCTGAAATTTCAGGTGTTGAATATCAGCAGGGAGAACTTCAGGGATACGAAGTTAGGGAATATTTGCTTGAAAAATGGGGGAGAAAATGCGCATATTGCGGAGCAGAGAATGTTCCACTTGAAATAGAACATATAATTCCAAGAGCAAGAAAAGGAACTGACAGAGTTTCCAATCTAACATTAGCCTGCAGGACTTGCAATGAAGCAAAAGGAACCATGACAGCAGAAGAATTCGGGTATCCTGAGATTCAAAAACAAGCAAGAATACCACTGAGGGATGCTACACTTGTTACAGCTACTCGCTGGAAAGTCTACAACACACTCACAGAAAAGGGACTTGAAGTCGAATGTGGCACAGGTGCAAGGACGAAAATGAATAGAATCAGGTTGAATCTACCCAAAGATCATCATTTTGATGCAATTTGTGTTGGTGCTTCAACACCAAATAAAATAATATTCAAAACAAATTCAGTACTTCACATAAAAGCAAAAGGTAGAGGATCACATTGCAGAACCAATCTTGATAAGTACGGATTTCCTAGAGGGTATCTGACTAGACGAAAGAGTTTCTTTGGATTCCAGACCGGAGATATTGTTAAAGCGGTTGTTCCGAAAGGAAAATACAAAGGAATTCATTTTGGTGCTGTAGCTTGTAGAAAAACAGGGTATTTTGATGTTAAAAATAAAGAAGGTATTAGGATAGTGCAGGGAATTAATCATAAATATTGCAATATTTTGAGTAGAGCAGATGGATACGAATATGCCACAGAGCATTTGGAAGTTGACGGAATTCCTCCTACGACTGAAGTCATAGGCATCCTTCCTTAA
- a CDS encoding right-handed parallel beta-helix repeat-containing protein: MNEKLPGSVRQIMEKIGFSVLILIFLILLGTFVLYTVQSYSSLIPSNYTQSNFTQSNITQANITQANITQANITQPDFILSNETVYVDGYGSENFTCDGIDDQVEINQALEYVAENPQFTTVYLRGPNTYVISDSIFIGNKTTLAGDPTAVIKLKDKADWPVGKPLITQMNSTGIHKVTINGFEINGNHDQNQDKKKGLGYYNMIHFLNSKDIQVHDMYMHDGHGEGLKADHSYNIQFYNNNVYKLGHNGLFSISCQNVEAWNNTITCRTDSGLRATNSNHIKFHDNLIDSFYHWSAGGSGILIEKTAGIVNDVEIYNNTIHNTYGPGLWLIGWSKSYSKEEAQNVHIYHNIFYNTGTNPGIDWVGGIITSGFNNTLIENNIFDGVYHAAVIHMYPTGTHIYPTYENHPDLSPTDTGYTTIVRNNIIVNTQKRKKDPEGTGYAVINYLPETQTFVLENNCLYNNSAGNYQNCTSTTDIYADPLFVNQNEHDYHLKSDSPCIGAGYTFPISSEEPEEKTIKSIEPEEKTIKSIMHAFVSQMRKFLSVDTSE; the protein is encoded by the coding sequence ATGAATGAAAAACTTCCTGGGTCCGTACGACAAATCATGGAAAAAATAGGATTTTCCGTTTTAATTCTCATTTTTTTGATTTTACTGGGAACATTCGTTCTTTACACCGTACAGTCATATTCTTCCTTAATACCGTCAAACTATACACAGTCAAACTTCACACAGTCAAACATCACACAAGCAAACATTACACAAGCAAACATTACACAAGCAAACATTACACAACCAGATTTCATACTGTCAAATGAAACGGTATATGTGGATGGTTATGGAAGTGAAAACTTCACCTGTGATGGAATTGATGACCAGGTAGAGATAAATCAGGCTCTTGAATATGTTGCAGAAAATCCTCAGTTTACAACAGTTTATTTGAGAGGCCCAAATACATACGTCATCTCAGATAGCATTTTCATTGGAAATAAAACGACCCTGGCAGGAGATCCTACAGCTGTAATTAAGCTTAAAGACAAAGCTGACTGGCCGGTGGGTAAGCCGCTCATAACTCAGATGAATAGTACCGGAATCCATAAAGTCACTATAAATGGATTTGAAATCAACGGAAATCATGACCAGAATCAGGACAAAAAGAAAGGACTCGGATATTATAATATGATCCATTTCCTCAATTCCAAGGATATTCAGGTTCATGATATGTACATGCATGACGGGCATGGAGAAGGGTTGAAAGCCGATCACAGTTACAATATCCAGTTTTACAATAACAACGTGTACAAATTAGGGCATAACGGTCTTTTTTCCATCTCCTGCCAGAACGTAGAGGCCTGGAACAACACGATAACCTGCAGGACTGACAGCGGCCTTAGAGCAACGAACTCAAACCACATAAAATTCCATGATAACTTAATTGACTCCTTTTACCACTGGAGTGCAGGCGGCTCTGGAATTCTCATTGAGAAAACAGCAGGTATTGTCAATGATGTGGAGATATATAATAATACTATCCACAACACTTACGGACCCGGACTCTGGCTGATAGGCTGGTCGAAGTCCTACTCCAAGGAAGAGGCACAGAACGTCCACATTTATCACAATATTTTTTACAACACCGGTACGAACCCCGGTATTGACTGGGTGGGAGGCATAATAACAAGCGGGTTTAACAATACCCTCATCGAAAACAATATCTTTGACGGGGTATATCATGCTGCAGTTATTCACATGTACCCTACAGGTACTCACATATATCCTACATATGAGAACCATCCCGATCTTTCACCTACGGATACAGGATATACAACAATTGTCCGCAATAATATCATAGTGAATACCCAGAAACGTAAGAAAGACCCTGAAGGGACAGGGTATGCAGTAATCAATTATCTTCCTGAAACACAGACTTTTGTGCTGGAAAATAATTGTCTCTACAATAACTCTGCAGGTAACTACCAGAACTGCACATCAACCACTGACATCTATGCAGATCCACTCTTTGTAAACCAGAATGAACATGATTACCACCTGAAATCGGACTCTCCCTGCATTGGCGCCGGCTATACTTTCCCAATTTCTTCAGAAGAGCCTGAAGAAAAAACCATAAAATCTATTGAGCCTGAAGAAAAAACCATAAAATCTATTATGCATGCTTTTGTATCTCAAATGCGCAAGTTTCTTTCCGTTGATACTTCAGAATAA
- a CDS encoding helix-turn-helix domain-containing protein: MDSMEKIFGKTAQMTVLKNLIENQNEPTYLSGIAEATGLSHSSVSRVITPLIGSGVILEKPLGKQIRTFQLNMESEASKLIVDFYYKINQLVE, from the coding sequence ATGGATTCAATGGAAAAAATTTTTGGTAAAACCGCACAGATGACAGTTCTTAAAAACCTGATCGAAAACCAGAATGAACCAACCTACCTTTCAGGAATAGCCGAAGCAACCGGTTTGTCTCACTCCAGCGTATCAAGGGTCATCACACCTTTGATCGGTTCAGGAGTTATCCTGGAAAAACCCCTTGGAAAGCAAATCCGAACTTTCCAGCTCAACATGGAAAGCGAGGCATCAAAGTTAATTGTAGATTTTTACTACAAAATCAACCAGCTGGTAGAGTAA
- a CDS encoding helix-turn-helix domain-containing protein has translation MDSMEKIFGKTAQMTVLKNLIENKNEPTYLSGIAEATGLSNSSVSRVITPLVESGVILEKPLGKQIRTFQLNMESEATNVIIEFYNKINQLVD, from the coding sequence ATGGATTCAATGGAAAAAATTTTTGGAAAAACCGCACAGATGACAGTCCTTAAAAACCTGATCGAAAACAAGAATGAACCAACCTATCTTTCAGGAATAGCTGAAGCAACCGGATTGTCTAACTCCAGCGTATCAAGGGTTATCACGCCTTTGGTAGAATCAGGAGTTATCCTGGAAAAACCCCTCGGAAAGCAAATCCGAACTTTCCAGTTGAACATGGAAAGCGAGGCAACAAATGTGATAATAGAGTTTTACAACAAAATCAACCAGCTGGTAGATTAA
- a CDS encoding restriction endonuclease subunit S: MNKTFVKRVLKDFIDLGEVEIKTGPFGTQLHASDYVEKGTSVINVRNIGYGRIKTEKLEYINEETVQRLSSHLLKHNDIVFGRKGAVDRHALIGSNQQGWFQGSDCLRIRIKSESVDPCYLSYCFLTDNHKKWMMAQCSHGATMASLNQDIISRIQVCLPNIQIQKKIASILSSYDNLIENNTRRIEILEQMAKLVYEEWFVKFRFPGHENVKMIPSELGEIPEGWKVRKVSEILKRFKAGKKYTQDNVLEEGLTPVIDQSEKEILGFHNDIADHSASLKNPIMIFGDHTCKIKILIEPFSVGPNVIPFRSESYPEIFVFFLIKNLVQTKEYKRHWNELQAKKVVLPDVPLAMDFVNVVNPLFKQITLLEHKNQNLRKTRDLLLPKLISGEIDVSDLDIRIRNEVRES; this comes from the coding sequence ATGAATAAAACGTTCGTGAAACGAGTTTTGAAAGATTTCATAGATTTGGGGGAAGTAGAGATAAAAACTGGTCCCTTCGGAACGCAATTACATGCAAGTGATTATGTCGAAAAGGGTACTTCGGTTATTAATGTACGTAACATTGGCTACGGTCGTATAAAAACTGAAAAACTTGAATATATAAATGAAGAAACTGTTCAGCGACTTTCAAGCCATCTTTTAAAACATAATGATATTGTATTTGGACGAAAAGGAGCTGTTGACCGACATGCTCTGATAGGATCTAACCAACAAGGATGGTTCCAAGGTTCAGATTGCTTAAGAATTAGAATCAAAAGCGAATCAGTAGACCCTTGTTATTTGTCTTACTGTTTTTTGACTGATAATCATAAAAAGTGGATGATGGCACAATGCTCTCACGGAGCAACAATGGCTTCATTGAATCAGGATATTATTTCACGTATCCAAGTTTGTCTTCCGAACATACAAATTCAAAAAAAAATCGCCTCCATCCTCTCCAGCTACGATAACCTAATCGAAAACAACACCCGAAGAATAGAAATTCTTGAACAGATGGCAAAGCTGGTTTATGAAGAATGGTTTGTTAAGTTCAGGTTTCCGGGGCATGAAAATGTAAAAATGATTCCTTCGGAGTTGGGGGAGATTCCGGAGGGGTGGAAAGTTAGAAAAGTCTCCGAAATTTTGAAAAGATTTAAAGCTGGTAAAAAGTACACACAAGATAATGTTTTGGAAGAAGGTTTAACTCCGGTTATTGATCAGTCTGAAAAAGAAATATTAGGATTTCATAATGATATTGCTGATCATAGTGCCAGTTTAAAAAATCCGATAATGATATTCGGAGATCACACGTGTAAAATAAAAATACTTATTGAACCTTTTTCAGTAGGACCTAATGTTATACCTTTTAGATCCGAAAGTTACCCGGAGATATTTGTATTTTTCCTGATTAAAAATTTAGTTCAGACGAAAGAATACAAAAGGCATTGGAATGAGTTACAAGCTAAAAAAGTTGTTTTGCCAGATGTTCCCTTAGCAATGGACTTTGTGAATGTAGTAAATCCCTTGTTTAAACAAATAACTTTACTTGAACACAAAAATCAAAATCTTCGCAAAACCCGCGACCTCCTTCTTCCCAAACTCATCTCAGGGGAAATCGATGTTTCTGATCTGGATATTCGCATAAGAAACGAGGTTAGAGAATCGTAA
- a CDS encoding helix-turn-helix domain-containing protein, whose translation MRKGSLYRIYPEEGQKQVLEQHFGGVRFLYNKLLHIKSILYGQCGCSISRSELDKHSCLKRYLSMVEEGKFSIFATGKQKLR comes from the coding sequence ATGAGAAAAGGAAGTTTATATAGGATTTATCCTGAAGAGGGCCAAAAGCAAGTGCTTGAACAACATTTTGGCGGTGTCCGTTTTCTCTATAATAAACTTCTTCATATTAAATCTATTTTATATGGTCAGTGTGGATGTAGTATCTCAAGATCAGAACTTGATAAACATTCTTGTCTTAAAAGATATTTATCCATGGTTGAAGAAGGTAAATTCTCAATCTTTGCAACAGGCAAACAAAAACTTAGATAA
- a CDS encoding LURP-one-related/scramblase family protein: MTGFSSLGDRGGESKHIYRMHEKLISIGDDYWIEDEKGERAFYVDGKVLRVRNTLIFKDAQGNDLYKIQERLLKIRDTMDIRRVDGDVAATVKKALINILRDNWKVEVPDGPDMEIHGNILDHEYRIDSEGQQIAEISKKWFSIRDTYGVEIAPGQEDALILAITAAIDQMEHNDRSN, from the coding sequence ATGACAGGATTTAGCAGTCTCGGAGACCGTGGAGGAGAGAGTAAACACATCTACAGGATGCATGAAAAACTAATTTCCATAGGCGATGACTACTGGATTGAGGACGAAAAGGGAGAGAGAGCTTTCTATGTGGATGGAAAGGTGTTACGCGTGCGTAATACCCTGATTTTCAAAGATGCGCAGGGAAACGATCTTTATAAAATACAGGAAAGGTTACTCAAGATCAGGGACACAATGGATATCAGGCGGGTAGATGGCGATGTGGCTGCAACAGTTAAAAAAGCCCTCATTAACATCCTGCGGGACAACTGGAAAGTTGAAGTTCCGGATGGACCTGATATGGAAATCCATGGCAATATTCTGGACCATGAGTACAGGATTGATTCTGAAGGACAGCAAATTGCAGAAATCTCAAAAAAATGGTTCAGTATAAGGGATACCTATGGAGTAGAGATCGCCCCCGGACAGGAAGATGCTCTTATCCTGGCAATTACGGCTGCTATTGACCAGATGGAGCATAATGACCGATCCAATTAA